The Chlorocebus sabaeus isolate Y175 chromosome 1, mChlSab1.0.hap1, whole genome shotgun sequence genome includes a region encoding these proteins:
- the FAM181B gene encoding protein FAM181B, with protein MAVQAALLSTHPFVPFGFGGSPDGLGGAFGALDKGCCFEDDETGTPAGALLSGAEGGDVREATRDLLSFIDSASSNIKLALDKPGKSKRKVNHRKYLQKQIKRCSGLMGAVPPGPPSPSAADTPAKRPLAAPSAPTVAAPAHGKAVPRREASQAAAAASLQSRSLAALFDSLRHVPGGAEPAGGAVAAPVAGLGGAGTGGAGGDAAGPAGATAVPGARKVPLRARNLPPSFFTEPSRAGGGGCGPSGPDVSLGDLEKGAEAVEFFELLGPDYGAGTEAAVLLAAEPLDVFPAGASVLRGPPELESGLFDPAPAVVGNLLYPEPWSVPGCPPTKKPPLTAPRGGLTLNEPLRPLYPAAADSPGGEDGPGHLASFSPFFPDCALPPPPPPHQVSYDYSAGYSRNAYSSLWRPDAVWEGAPGEEGAHRD; from the coding sequence ATGGCGGTGCAGGCGGCGCTCCTCAGCACGCACCCTTTCGTGCCCTTCGGCTTCGGGGGCTCCCCGGACGGGCTAGGGGGCGCCTTCGGAGCCCTGGACAAGGGCTGTTGTTTCGAGGACGATGAGACCGGGACTCCGGCGGGCGCGCTGCTGTCGGGAGCCGAAGGAGGGGACGTGCGCGAGGCCACCCGCGATCTACTCAGCTTCATTGACTCGGCGTCCAGCAACATCAAGCTGGCGCTGGACAAGCCGGGCAAATCAAAGCGGAAGGTGAACCACCGCAAGTACCTGCAGAAGCAGATCAAGCGCTGCAGCGGCCTCATGGGCGCCGTGCCCCCCGGCCCGCCCTCCCCGAGCGCCGCTGACACGCCCGCCAAACGGCCACTGGCCGCCCCTAGCGCCCCGACAGTCGCGGCCCCGGCCCACGGCAAGGCTGTCCCCCGGCGGGAGGCGTCTCAGGCCGCGGCGGCCGCCAGCTTGCAAAGTCGAAGTCTGGCCGCGCTCTTCGACTCGCTACGCCATGTCCCCGGGGGTGCCGAGCCGGCAGGGGGTGCGGTGGCTGCACCGGTGGCCGGGCTAGGAGGTGCGGGCACTGGGGGCGCCGGAGGGGACGCGGCCGGCCCCGCGGGGGCCACGGCGGTCCCAGGGGCCAGGAAGGTCCCACTGCGGGCCCGCAATCTGCCTCCGTCCTTCTTCACGGAGCCGTCCCGGGCAGGCGGCGGCGGGTGTGGCCCGTCGGGGCCGGACGTGAGCTTGGGCGACCTGGAGAAGGGCGCGGAGGCCGTGGAGTTCTTTGAGCTGCTGGGGCCCGACTACGGCGCCGGCACCGAGGCGGCCGTCTTGCTGGCCGCTGAGCCTCTCGACGTGTTCCCCGCCGGAGCCTCCGTACTGCGGGGACCCCCGGAGCTGGAGTCCGGCCTCTTTGACCCGGCGCCCGCAGTGGTGGGAAACCTACTGTACCCCGAGCCCTGGAGCGTCCCAGGCTGCCCCCCGACCAAAAAGCCCCCCCTGACTGCCCCCCGCGGCGGCTTGACCTTGAACGAGCCCTTGCGCCCGCTGTACCCCGCCGCTGCGGACTCTCCCGGTGGGGAGGACGGGCCGGGCCATTTGGcctctttctcccctttctttccAGACTGCGCCctgcccccgccgccgccgccccatCAGGTGTCCTATGATTACAGCGCGGGCTACAGCCGCAACGCTTATTCCAGCCTTTGGAGACCCGACGCGGTTTGGGAAGGGGCGCCGGGGGAGGAGGGGGCGCACCGGGACTGA